In Camelus bactrianus isolate YW-2024 breed Bactrian camel chromosome 18, ASM4877302v1, whole genome shotgun sequence, one DNA window encodes the following:
- the LOC105071229 gene encoding uncharacterized protein LOC105071229: MQRAVTTGDCSLEEGKKKMQDHHAASGSLKEREEDSFQRQVKKVRILDEISGQRTMDTEGKVDMNGSELVGKQQLLAAKEEAELAEEETRWYKIRLEECHGQMREAEVTWRHQVTLAEKKAQDSSLRSQELEREISELRSENSDLRRVNSDLRRENSSELRREVAHLKQRLDAICRRRQAEEYMRQEPTPGGPYRLHPPLRDSGRGGAPVRNGNTFPAQEAEETQATPWAGGPQPFRGPARVACPESGPSSSSGPPAPGPPLSPVQPRPPPPAAPLAQSAN, encoded by the exons atgcagcgagctgtgacaactggagactgcagcctggaag agggtaaaaagaaaatgcaagaccaccatgctgcatcgggatctctgaaagaacgtgaggaagacagtttccaaaggcaggtgaagaaagtacgcatccttgatgaaatcagtggacagagaactatggacactgaagg gaaggtggacatgaacGGAAGTGAGCTagtgggaaagcagcagctgttggcagcaaaggaggaggcagaattggctgaagaggagacaagatggtaCAA gataagacttgaagaatgtcaTGGGCAAATGCGGGAAGCAGAGGTCACTTGGAGACACCag gtcactcttgccgagaagaaggcccaagacagctcg ctcaggtctcaggagctggagagggaaatctctgaattgagaagtgaaaactctgacctgagaagggtaaattctgacctgagaagggaaaactcctctgagctgagaagggaagttgcccacctgaaacagag attggatgcaatctgcagacggaggcaggcagaggaatacatgaggcaggagcccaccccaggaggaccgtacaggctgcaccctcccctgagag ATTCAGGGCGGGGTGGCGCCCCTGTTAGGAATGGCAACACATTTCcggctcaggaggcagaggaaacccAG gccaccccgtgggccggagggccccaacctttccgaggaccagcccgcgtggcctgccccgaGAGCGGCCCGTCGTCTTCCAGCGGGCCACCTGCACCTGGGCCCCCCTTGAGCCCTGTGcagcctcgccccccaccgccagctgctccgctcg cacagtctgccaactga